A window of the Bradyrhizobium ottawaense genome harbors these coding sequences:
- the nth gene encoding endonuclease III produces MAKSIRSQRAQKPAVRSAPKKPAKKPAKPLPKPAAKKPAQKLAKPRPWTAAEVYEAFSRFRKANPEPKGELEHLNPYTLLVAVVLSAQATDAGVNRATRALFAVADTPQKMLALGEETVRDYIKTIGLYRNKAKNVIALSEKLIAEFGGEVPRTRAEIESLPGAGRKTANVVLNMAFGEHTMAVDTHVFRVGNRTGMAPGDTPLAVELGLEKVIPSEFMLHAHHWLILHGRYICLARKPRCDVCLINDLCRWPEKTV; encoded by the coding sequence ATGGCCAAAAGCATCCGTTCCCAACGCGCCCAAAAACCGGCGGTTCGATCCGCGCCGAAAAAGCCGGCGAAAAAACCTGCCAAACCGCTGCCCAAACCGGCGGCAAAAAAGCCAGCCCAAAAATTGGCCAAGCCGAGACCGTGGACCGCGGCCGAGGTCTATGAGGCCTTCAGCCGTTTCCGGAAAGCCAATCCGGAGCCGAAGGGCGAACTCGAACATCTCAATCCCTATACGCTGCTGGTGGCCGTGGTGCTGTCGGCACAGGCAACCGACGCCGGCGTCAACCGGGCGACGCGCGCGCTGTTCGCGGTTGCCGACACGCCGCAGAAGATGCTCGCGCTCGGCGAGGAGACCGTGCGCGATTACATCAAGACCATCGGGCTCTATCGCAACAAGGCCAAGAACGTCATAGCGCTGTCGGAAAAACTGATCGCCGAATTCGGTGGCGAGGTGCCGCGCACCCGCGCCGAGATCGAGAGCCTGCCCGGCGCCGGGCGCAAGACCGCCAACGTCGTGCTCAACATGGCCTTCGGCGAACACACCATGGCGGTGGATACCCACGTATTCCGCGTCGGCAACCGCACCGGGATGGCGCCGGGCGATACGCCGCTCGCGGTCGAGCTCGGGCTGGAAAAGGTCATTCCGTCCGAATTCATGCTGCATGCCCATCACTGGCTGATTCTGCACGGGCGCTATATCTGCCTGGCCCGCAAACCCCGCTGCGACGTATGTCTGATCAACGATCTTTGCCGCTGGCCGGAAAAGACGGTCTGA
- a CDS encoding 2,3-bisphosphoglycerate-dependent phosphoglycerate mutase, whose amino-acid sequence MSDRLLVLVRHGQSDWNLKNLFTGWKDPDLSEKGVAEAKEAGRKLKAQGLSFDVTYTSVLTRAQHTLDLMLTEIGQTGLPITRDLALNERDYGDLSGLNKDDARKKWGEDQVLIWRRSYDVPPPGGESLKDTLARTLPYYVKEILPGVLRGERTLVAAHGNSLRALIMVLEKLTPEQILKRELATGAPVIYRLNADSTVASKVDLAG is encoded by the coding sequence ATGAGCGATCGCCTACTTGTGCTGGTGCGTCACGGCCAGAGCGACTGGAATTTGAAGAACCTGTTCACCGGCTGGAAAGACCCTGACCTCTCCGAAAAGGGCGTCGCCGAGGCCAAGGAAGCCGGCCGCAAATTAAAGGCACAAGGGCTGTCGTTCGACGTCACCTATACCTCGGTGCTGACGCGCGCGCAGCACACGCTGGACCTGATGCTGACGGAGATCGGCCAGACCGGGCTTCCGATTACCCGCGACCTTGCGCTCAACGAACGCGACTACGGCGATCTCTCCGGCCTCAACAAGGACGACGCCCGCAAGAAATGGGGCGAGGACCAGGTGCTGATCTGGCGCCGGTCCTACGACGTGCCGCCGCCCGGCGGCGAGAGCCTGAAGGATACGCTGGCGCGCACGCTGCCTTATTACGTCAAGGAAATCCTGCCCGGCGTGCTGCGCGGCGAACGCACGCTGGTCGCCGCCCACGGCAACTCGTTGCGCGCGCTGATCATGGTGCTGGAGAAGCTGACGCCGGAGCAGATCCTGAAGCGCGAACTCGCGACCGGCGCGCCGGTGATCTACCGGCTCAATGCGGACTCGACGGTGGCTTCGAAAGTCGATCTCGCGGGGTGA
- the pyrF gene encoding orotidine-5'-phosphate decarboxylase, whose amino-acid sequence MQPAKIAPRDRLIVPLDLPGVAEAEAMVARLGDSVTFYKIGYQLAYAGGLPLVSRLSGAGKKVFVDLKLHDIGNTVARGVESVAKLGATFLTVHAYPQTMKAAVEGRAGSSLKILAVTVLTSYDDGDLHAAGYRLNVADLVEARAQQAQVLGIDGLVCSPEEAASVRKIVGHQMNLVTPGIRPAGADVGDQKRIMTPARAIAAGADYLVVGRPITGAADPRAAADAIQAEIAQALA is encoded by the coding sequence ATGCAGCCCGCCAAGATCGCTCCCCGCGACCGCCTGATTGTGCCGCTCGATCTGCCCGGTGTTGCCGAGGCCGAAGCGATGGTGGCGCGGCTCGGCGACAGCGTGACCTTCTACAAGATCGGCTATCAGCTCGCTTATGCCGGCGGGTTGCCGCTGGTCAGCCGGCTTAGCGGCGCGGGCAAGAAGGTCTTCGTCGATCTCAAGCTGCACGATATCGGCAACACCGTCGCGCGCGGCGTCGAGAGCGTGGCGAAGCTCGGCGCGACATTCCTCACCGTGCACGCCTATCCGCAGACCATGAAGGCCGCGGTCGAGGGACGTGCCGGATCGAGTCTGAAGATCCTCGCAGTCACCGTGCTGACCTCCTACGACGACGGCGATCTCCACGCCGCCGGCTACCGGCTCAATGTCGCCGATCTGGTCGAGGCCCGCGCGCAGCAGGCGCAGGTGCTCGGCATCGACGGGCTGGTCTGCTCGCCCGAGGAAGCGGCAAGCGTGCGCAAGATCGTCGGCCACCAGATGAACCTAGTGACCCCGGGGATCCGCCCCGCAGGCGCCGATGTCGGCGACCAGAAGCGCATCATGACGCCGGCGCGGGCGATCGCGGCCGGCGCGGACTATCTGGTGGTCGGGCGGCCGATTACGGGGGCCGCCGATCCCAGGGCTGCAGCGGATGCCATCCAGGCGGAAATCGCGCAGGCGCTGGCATAG
- a CDS encoding isoprenylcysteine carboxyl methyltransferase family protein yields the protein MSFAAIILAVVTLQRLGELALARHNTAKLLARGAIEVGARHYPLLVSVHAAWLMALWVWGRDQPVNLTALAGFVALQGLRLWILATLGSRWTTRIIVLPGEPLVVSGPYRYFSHPNYAVVAGEIALLPLALHLPVTALVFTVLNAVVLWIRTRAEARALSSLRGQLARAAS from the coding sequence ATGAGTTTCGCTGCCATCATTCTCGCCGTGGTCACGCTGCAGCGCCTGGGCGAGCTCGCGCTGGCGCGCCACAACACCGCAAAATTGCTGGCACGCGGCGCGATCGAGGTCGGCGCGAGGCATTATCCACTGCTGGTGTCGGTCCATGCGGCGTGGCTGATGGCCTTGTGGGTGTGGGGACGCGACCAGCCTGTCAATCTCACGGCACTTGCCGGCTTCGTCGCGCTGCAGGGCTTGCGGCTGTGGATTCTGGCAACGCTGGGGTCGCGGTGGACCACGCGCATCATCGTGCTGCCGGGCGAGCCGCTGGTCGTGTCCGGGCCTTACCGGTATTTTTCGCATCCCAATTATGCCGTCGTCGCCGGCGAGATTGCGCTGCTTCCCTTAGCGCTGCATCTGCCGGTCACGGCGCTGGTCTTCACAGTGCTGAACGCTGTTGTGCTCTGGATCCGGACACGTGCCGAGGCACGCGCGCTTTCTTCCCTGCGCGGCCAGCTCGCACGCGCCGCTTCATGA
- a CDS encoding DUF2244 domain-containing protein, which yields MTASNDFDPALDQPELFSALLTPHRSLSRTGFLVLMTFLSVVSFATGIAFLLMGAWPVLGFLGLDVLVIYWAFRVNFRRAAATEEITVTPSELRVRRVSHRGHVAEWVLNPLWVQLDQKVHAEFGIERLYLVSRGRRVSIGNFLGADEKASFAKALLAALQTAKRGITYNPVK from the coding sequence ATGACCGCAAGCAACGACTTTGATCCGGCGCTTGACCAGCCCGAACTGTTTTCGGCGCTGCTGACGCCACATCGCTCGCTGAGCCGCACCGGCTTCCTGGTGCTGATGACGTTTCTGAGCGTCGTCAGCTTTGCCACCGGCATCGCGTTTCTGTTGATGGGCGCCTGGCCAGTGCTCGGCTTTCTCGGGCTCGACGTGCTGGTGATCTACTGGGCATTCCGGGTCAATTTCCGCCGCGCCGCCGCCACCGAGGAAATCACCGTCACGCCATCGGAATTGCGGGTGCGCCGGGTCAGCCACCGCGGCCATGTCGCCGAATGGGTGCTCAATCCGCTCTGGGTGCAGCTCGACCAGAAAGTTCATGCCGAATTCGGCATCGAGCGGCTATACTTGGTCTCCCGCGGCCGCCGCGTCTCGATCGGCAATTTTTTAGGCGCCGACGAAAAAGCCAGTTTTGCCAAGGCTTTATTGGCTGCGCTGCAGACCGCCAAGCGCGGCATCACTTATAACCCGGTCAAGTAA
- a CDS encoding DUF1330 domain-containing protein: protein MAKGYWIARVDVHNDEGYKPYALANPGIFQKFGGRFIVRGGKFTGAEGESRSRNVVIEFPDYEAAMACYRSPEYQANIKVRQPHSIADLVIIEGYDGPQP, encoded by the coding sequence ATGGCAAAGGGATACTGGATCGCACGCGTCGACGTTCACAATGACGAAGGCTACAAACCCTACGCGCTGGCAAACCCGGGCATCTTCCAGAAATTCGGCGGGCGGTTCATCGTGCGTGGCGGCAAATTCACCGGTGCCGAGGGCGAGAGCCGTTCGCGCAACGTGGTGATCGAGTTTCCCGACTACGAGGCCGCGATGGCCTGCTATCGCTCGCCCGAATACCAGGCCAACATCAAGGTCCGGCAGCCGCATTCGATCGCCGATCTGGTCATTATCGAGGGCTATGACGGCCCGCAGCCCTGA
- a CDS encoding methylated-DNA--[protein]-cysteine S-methyltransferase produces the protein MMNLAMNEHRLAKPGPQNAALRDYDSVRRAIAFISEHWRAQPTIEAMADAAAVTPDELHHLFRRWAGLTPKAFMQALTLDHAKGLLRDSASVLDAALDSGLSGPSRLHDLFVTHEAMSPGEWKNGGAGMTLRYGFHPSPFGTAIVIASGRGLAGLAFADPGEEQAAFADMKRRWANATYVEDRDGTSGLAQRIFDTRMWRADQPLRVVLIGTDFEVRVWETLLKIPMGRAVCYSDIANKIKNPKASRAVGAAVGRNPVSFVVPCHRALGKGGALTGYHWGITRKQAMLGWEAGQVGVH, from the coding sequence ATGATGAACCTTGCCATGAATGAGCACCGCCTCGCCAAACCGGGACCCCAGAACGCCGCGTTGCGCGACTACGATTCCGTGCGACGGGCCATTGCATTCATCTCGGAACACTGGCGTGCGCAGCCGACCATCGAGGCGATGGCCGATGCCGCCGCCGTGACGCCGGATGAACTGCACCACCTGTTCCGCCGCTGGGCCGGGCTGACGCCAAAGGCGTTCATGCAGGCGCTGACGCTCGATCACGCAAAAGGCCTGCTGCGCGATTCCGCCAGCGTGCTCGACGCCGCACTCGACTCCGGGCTGTCGGGCCCGAGCCGGCTGCACGATCTGTTCGTCACCCATGAGGCGATGTCGCCGGGCGAATGGAAGAACGGCGGCGCCGGCATGACGCTGCGCTACGGATTCCACCCCTCTCCGTTCGGCACCGCGATCGTGATCGCGAGCGGCCGCGGCCTCGCGGGCCTCGCCTTTGCCGATCCCGGCGAGGAGCAGGCCGCGTTCGCCGACATGAAGCGGCGCTGGGCCAATGCGACCTATGTCGAAGACCGTGACGGCACGTCCGGTCTGGCGCAGCGCATCTTCGACACCCGGATGTGGCGGGCGGACCAGCCGCTCCGCGTGGTGCTGATCGGCACCGATTTCGAGGTGCGGGTGTGGGAGACGCTGCTGAAGATCCCGATGGGCCGCGCGGTCTGCTATTCCGACATCGCCAACAAGATCAAGAACCCGAAGGCCTCACGCGCCGTCGGCGCCGCGGTCGGACGCAATCCGGTCTCGTTCGTGGTGCCCTGCCATCGCGCGCTCGGCAAGGGCGGCGCGCTGACCGGCTATCACTGGGGCATCACCCGCAAACAGGCGATGCTGGGCTGGGAAGCCGGACAGGTCGGAGTGCATTGA
- the dapB gene encoding 4-hydroxy-tetrahydrodipicolinate reductase: MADMRLIVAGAGGRMGRALVRVISETPGAVVVGALEAPGSALLGKDAGVLAGLPANGVELSADLWKLSANADAIMDFTVPAATIANVAIAAERGLVHIIGTTGLSASDMAVIKSVTSRAVVVQSGNMSLGVNLLAALVKRVAASLDESFDVEIVEMHHKAKIDAPSGTAFLLGEAAAAGRGVDLHTHSARGRDGQTGARRSGDIGFASLRGGTVTGDHSVIFAGPMERIELTHRAEDRTMFAQGAVKAALWAHGKKPGFYTMTDVLGLTDF; the protein is encoded by the coding sequence ATGGCCGACATGCGTTTGATCGTTGCGGGAGCCGGCGGCCGAATGGGCCGCGCGCTGGTACGCGTTATTTCAGAGACTCCGGGCGCCGTCGTTGTCGGCGCGCTGGAAGCGCCGGGTTCGGCCTTGCTGGGCAAGGATGCCGGCGTGCTCGCCGGGCTTCCGGCCAATGGCGTGGAACTGTCGGCGGACCTGTGGAAGCTGTCGGCCAACGCCGACGCCATCATGGATTTCACCGTGCCCGCCGCCACCATCGCCAATGTCGCGATCGCCGCCGAGCGCGGCCTGGTGCACATCATCGGCACGACAGGACTTTCGGCGTCCGACATGGCTGTCATCAAGAGCGTGACGTCGCGCGCGGTGGTCGTACAGTCAGGCAATATGAGCCTCGGCGTCAACCTGCTCGCCGCGCTGGTCAAGCGGGTAGCGGCGTCGCTCGACGAGAGCTTCGACGTCGAGATCGTCGAGATGCACCACAAGGCCAAGATCGACGCGCCATCGGGCACCGCCTTCCTGCTCGGCGAGGCGGCGGCGGCGGGCCGTGGCGTCGACCTGCATACCCATTCGGCGCGCGGTCGCGACGGCCAAACCGGGGCGCGGCGATCCGGCGATATCGGCTTCGCCTCGCTGCGCGGCGGCACCGTCACCGGCGATCACAGCGTGATCTTTGCGGGGCCCATGGAGCGCATCGAACTGACGCACCGGGCCGAAGACCGCACCATGTTCGCGCAAGGCGCGGTCAAGGCCGCACTCTGGGCGCATGGCAAGAAGCCCGGCTTCTACACCATGACCGACGTGCTCGGGCTCACGGACTTCTAG
- a CDS encoding HlyD family secretion protein, with product MPLFAVLVAFLFIALATLRWDAWVGNATTQTTNDAYVRAEMTRLSSRVAGEVLTVAANDFQRVKAGDLLIQIDPADYQAQVAQADAAVAAAQAALDNLSNQVELQYATIAQAEAAQVSAAAEEVQARQEQERQQSLSQTEAGTRQKFEQATAAYAKAQADVRASRAVIAAQKHQMEVLAGTKKQRAADVLGAQAALSAARLKLGYTKIVAPFDGVVGERQVQPGDYVNIGSSLINVVPLPNVYVIANYKETQLTRVKPGQPVDITVDSFPDEKLHGRVERVSPASGSQFALLPPDNATGNFTKVVQRVPVRIILDKNQPLLERLLPGMSVVTNIHTGDAGTDGGK from the coding sequence ATTCCACTGTTCGCGGTGCTGGTGGCCTTCCTCTTCATCGCGCTGGCGACGTTGCGCTGGGATGCCTGGGTCGGTAACGCCACGACCCAGACCACCAACGACGCCTATGTTCGCGCCGAGATGACGCGGCTGAGCAGCCGGGTTGCCGGCGAGGTTTTGACCGTCGCCGCCAATGATTTCCAGCGCGTCAAGGCCGGCGATCTCCTGATCCAGATCGATCCCGCCGACTACCAGGCCCAGGTCGCCCAGGCCGATGCCGCCGTCGCGGCCGCGCAAGCCGCCCTCGACAATCTGAGCAACCAGGTCGAGCTGCAATACGCCACCATCGCGCAGGCCGAAGCGGCCCAGGTCTCCGCCGCTGCCGAAGAGGTTCAGGCGCGCCAGGAACAGGAACGCCAGCAGTCGCTGTCACAGACCGAAGCCGGCACGCGGCAGAAGTTCGAACAGGCGACGGCTGCCTATGCCAAGGCGCAGGCCGACGTGCGCGCCAGCCGCGCCGTCATCGCCGCGCAAAAGCACCAGATGGAAGTGCTGGCCGGAACCAAGAAGCAGCGCGCCGCCGACGTGCTGGGCGCGCAGGCCGCATTATCGGCGGCACGGCTCAAGCTCGGCTACACCAAGATCGTAGCACCGTTCGATGGCGTCGTCGGCGAACGCCAGGTTCAGCCGGGCGACTATGTCAATATCGGCAGCAGTCTCATCAACGTCGTGCCGCTGCCGAACGTCTATGTGATCGCCAATTACAAGGAGACTCAGTTGACGCGGGTCAAACCGGGCCAGCCCGTCGACATCACCGTCGACAGTTTCCCGGACGAGAAACTGCACGGCCGCGTCGAGCGGGTTTCTCCGGCCTCCGGATCGCAATTCGCGCTGCTGCCACCGGACAACGCCACCGGCAATTTCACCAAGGTGGTGCAGCGCGTTCCGGTCCGGATCATCCTCGACAAGAACCAGCCGCTGCTCGAGCGCCTGCTGCCGGGCATGTCTGTTGTCACCAATATCCACACCGGGGATGCGGGGACGGATGGCGGAAAATGA
- a CDS encoding type III polyketide synthase, with protein MGDTAALISLATSVPPYQFHQKQILAAARDVLTDRYPEFETLSSLFANTGIRHRYGVKPIEWYLERRGWPERTQAFLEGAETLFIDVAGKAMAGAGLSAGDIDTVVTVSSTGIATPTLEARVAGKLGLRPDVSRVPVFGLGCAGGVSGLSIAARLAQARPGTNVLLVALELCTLAVRHDELTKANVVAASLFGDGAAAVVLRAGDGGATRIEASGEKLWPDTLDIMGWSVDPEGFGVIFQRTIPGFVAEHMRPAVAEMLLRMELSVDDIDRFICHPGGTKVIHALEQALSLHQGALDHEREVIADYGNMSSPTVLFVLERTRAQGLPPRSLLTALGPGFTASCVALRHAS; from the coding sequence ATGGGTGACACGGCCGCGTTGATTTCTTTGGCGACCTCGGTTCCGCCATATCAATTTCACCAGAAGCAAATCCTTGCGGCCGCGCGTGACGTCCTGACCGATCGTTACCCGGAGTTCGAAACGCTTTCGAGCCTGTTTGCCAATACCGGCATCCGCCACCGTTACGGCGTCAAGCCGATCGAATGGTATCTCGAGCGACGCGGCTGGCCGGAGCGGACACAGGCTTTCCTGGAAGGCGCCGAAACGCTGTTCATCGATGTCGCGGGCAAGGCGATGGCGGGTGCCGGCCTCTCGGCCGGCGATATCGATACGGTCGTCACGGTGAGTTCGACGGGGATTGCGACGCCGACGCTGGAGGCGCGCGTCGCCGGCAAACTCGGCTTGCGCCCGGATGTCTCGCGCGTTCCGGTGTTCGGTCTGGGCTGCGCCGGCGGCGTGTCGGGGCTGTCGATCGCCGCAAGGCTGGCGCAGGCGCGGCCCGGCACCAATGTGCTGCTGGTCGCGCTCGAGCTCTGCACGCTTGCGGTACGTCATGACGAATTGACCAAGGCGAACGTCGTCGCCGCCAGCCTGTTCGGCGATGGCGCCGCGGCGGTCGTGCTGCGCGCGGGTGATGGCGGCGCAACCCGGATCGAGGCATCAGGCGAAAAACTGTGGCCGGATACGCTCGACATCATGGGCTGGAGCGTCGACCCCGAAGGATTTGGCGTCATTTTCCAGCGGACGATTCCAGGCTTCGTTGCCGAACATATGCGGCCCGCCGTGGCCGAGATGCTGTTGCGTATGGAGCTTTCGGTCGACGATATCGATCGTTTCATTTGCCATCCCGGCGGGACCAAGGTGATCCATGCCCTGGAGCAGGCGCTCTCGCTTCACCAGGGCGCGCTCGACCACGAGCGCGAGGTCATTGCCGATTACGGCAACATGTCGTCGCCGACCGTCCTGTTCGTGCTGGAACGCACGCGCGCACAGGGGTTGCCGCCGCGGTCGCTGCTAACGGCGCTCGGGCCCGGATTCACCGCAAGCTGCGTCGCGCTGCGGCACGCATCATGA
- a CDS encoding MFS transporter — protein MAENDGADRGPLSRGGIAPQPLFAVGAVLLGSFLANFDSRLTSVGLADLRGAFSLGFDEGAWLSTAGIGSQIFIAPAVAWLATVFGLRRVLGIPSLVYALVSLTIPFVHDYPTLIALSIVHGMLLGTFVPATLMIVFRNLPMRWWLPAIAIYSIRVGFALDTSTSLVGFYVEHWGWQWLYWQGVVIAPLMGLMVYLGTPSEPVNRALLRDADWGGMLLLGTAVSMIYAGLDQGNRLDWLESGTVMALLLGGGVLFILFLVNEMLAPQPWAHINVLFSRNVGLSLVIILLYTLTSLCNSSLVPNFLSVVGGLRPEQTGVLLFTYGALPMFALVPFAIYLLRHFDARTVVVLGFSAFAAANLWGTQLSHDWAREDFVGIVLLTSVGQALTLLPIIIMALSNSDPTRATSFAAYIQIMRLGGAEIGVALMGTWLRVREQIHSNYLGSHIENGSGDVTRMLQKLSNFFASHGVGTAPARAVGTLSAQVAREANTLAYIDGFWLCFWLAMAALGCTALITRAPPGPFTPAPFGFAKSLLRKCGVPVS, from the coding sequence ATGGCGGAAAATGACGGCGCCGATCGCGGGCCGCTGTCGCGCGGCGGCATTGCTCCCCAACCGCTGTTCGCGGTCGGTGCAGTGCTGCTTGGATCCTTTCTGGCCAATTTCGACAGCCGCCTGACCTCGGTTGGCCTCGCGGATCTGCGCGGCGCGTTTTCACTGGGGTTCGACGAGGGCGCGTGGCTCTCGACCGCCGGCATCGGCTCGCAGATCTTCATTGCGCCGGCGGTGGCGTGGCTGGCGACCGTGTTCGGCCTGCGCCGCGTGCTCGGTATACCCAGCCTGGTCTATGCGCTGGTCTCGCTGACGATCCCGTTCGTCCACGACTATCCCACGTTGATCGCGCTCAGCATCGTGCATGGCATGCTGCTCGGCACCTTCGTGCCGGCGACGCTGATGATCGTGTTCCGAAACCTGCCGATGCGCTGGTGGCTGCCGGCGATCGCGATCTATTCCATCCGCGTCGGCTTCGCGCTCGATACTTCGACCTCGCTGGTCGGCTTCTATGTCGAGCATTGGGGCTGGCAATGGCTGTACTGGCAGGGTGTCGTGATCGCGCCGCTGATGGGCCTGATGGTCTATCTCGGTACGCCCAGCGAGCCCGTCAATCGCGCGCTGCTGCGAGATGCCGACTGGGGCGGTATGTTGCTGCTCGGCACGGCGGTGTCGATGATCTATGCCGGGCTCGATCAGGGCAACCGGCTGGATTGGCTGGAATCCGGTACGGTGATGGCGCTGTTGCTCGGTGGCGGTGTGCTGTTCATTCTGTTCCTGGTCAACGAGATGCTGGCGCCGCAACCCTGGGCGCACATCAACGTGCTGTTTTCGCGCAATGTCGGCCTCTCGCTGGTCATCATCCTGCTCTATACCCTGACCAGCCTATGCAACTCGTCGCTGGTGCCGAATTTTCTCTCGGTGGTTGGAGGGCTCAGGCCCGAGCAGACCGGCGTGCTGTTGTTCACCTATGGCGCGCTGCCGATGTTCGCGCTGGTGCCGTTCGCGATCTATCTGCTGCGCCATTTCGACGCCCGCACCGTGGTGGTGCTGGGATTTTCGGCGTTCGCGGCGGCCAATCTCTGGGGCACGCAGCTCAGTCACGATTGGGCGCGGGAGGATTTTGTCGGGATCGTGCTCCTGACGTCGGTCGGTCAGGCGCTCACACTGTTGCCGATCATCATCATGGCGCTGTCGAATTCCGATCCCACCCGCGCGACCTCGTTCGCGGCCTATATCCAGATCATGCGGCTCGGCGGCGCCGAGATCGGCGTCGCCCTGATGGGAACCTGGCTGCGCGTGCGCGAACAGATCCACTCCAATTATCTGGGTTCGCATATCGAAAATGGCAGCGGCGACGTCACCCGCATGCTCCAGAAGCTGTCGAATTTCTTTGCCAGCCACGGCGTGGGGACTGCGCCGGCGCGCGCGGTGGGAACGCTCTCGGCGCAAGTCGCGCGCGAGGCCAACACGCTCGCTTATATCGACGGCTTCTGGCTGTGCTTCTGGCTGGCGATGGCCGCCCTCGGCTGCACCGCCCTGATCACCCGCGCGCCGCCAGGCCCGTTCACGCCGGCGCCGTTCGGCTTTGCGAAAAGCCTGCTGCGGAAATGCGGCGTGCCCGTGTCGTAA
- a CDS encoding DHA2 family efflux MFS transporter permease subunit has protein sequence MSGRQEFWSGTPEITPSIRTWAGFLLMCLGMFMAILDVQVVATSLPTIQRELAISPDAMSWIQTAYLIAEVIAIPLTGLFTRVLTLRGLFAVAVALFTLASVGCAFSGSLAELLAYRVAQGFSGGVLIPAVFSAVFLLFPARLHAVATTIGGVVAVMAPTVGPVVGGWITDNWSWPWLFLINVVPGLIAALVTPLLLPRQETNFGELATLDGLSLVLLAAALAALQIGLKEAPQRGWLSPTCVCLLLASAVGIAWFVRRSLRSAHPVVQLATLRRRSFAIGCGLSFCLGVGLFGSVYLMPVFLAFVRRHDAFEIGTIMLVTGVAQLAAAPVAALLESRLGARWLTGAGFALFALGLGLSANQPRTADFDEMLWPQILRGIAIMFCLLPPTRIALGALPPSEVADASGLFNLMRNLGGAIGIALIDTILYGRSGIYAEDFRVRLLAGDLTAAIAIGLDPALVANRPPGPPDEAAIAFVRPLVEKASLALCVNEAWAMLACVAVVGVLLVPFVRERDAQD, from the coding sequence ATGAGCGGGCGGCAGGAGTTTTGGTCGGGCACGCCGGAGATCACGCCGTCGATTCGAACCTGGGCCGGCTTTCTGCTGATGTGCCTTGGCATGTTCATGGCCATTCTCGACGTCCAGGTGGTGGCGACGTCGTTGCCGACGATCCAGCGTGAGCTGGCCATCTCCCCGGATGCCATGAGCTGGATCCAGACCGCCTATCTGATCGCGGAGGTCATCGCGATTCCTCTGACCGGCTTGTTCACGCGCGTGCTCACCTTGCGGGGGTTGTTCGCCGTGGCGGTCGCGTTGTTCACGCTGGCATCGGTCGGATGCGCCTTCTCAGGCTCGCTGGCCGAGCTGCTGGCTTACCGGGTGGCGCAGGGTTTTTCCGGGGGCGTGCTGATCCCTGCGGTATTCTCCGCGGTATTCCTGCTGTTTCCGGCGCGGCTTCACGCCGTTGCCACCACCATCGGCGGCGTCGTCGCGGTGATGGCGCCGACGGTCGGGCCCGTCGTCGGCGGCTGGATCACGGACAACTGGTCGTGGCCGTGGCTGTTCCTGATCAATGTTGTTCCGGGATTGATCGCAGCCTTGGTGACGCCGTTGCTGTTGCCGCGGCAGGAGACCAATTTCGGCGAACTCGCGACGCTGGACGGCCTCTCGCTGGTGCTGCTCGCCGCGGCGCTTGCCGCGCTCCAGATCGGGTTGAAGGAAGCGCCGCAGCGCGGCTGGCTGTCGCCCACCTGCGTTTGCCTGCTGCTGGCGAGTGCGGTCGGCATAGCCTGGTTCGTGCGCCGCTCGCTGCGTTCGGCGCATCCGGTGGTGCAGCTCGCGACGCTGCGGCGGCGTTCGTTTGCGATCGGTTGCGGCCTGAGCTTCTGTCTCGGCGTCGGGCTGTTCGGCTCGGTCTACCTGATGCCGGTGTTTCTCGCTTTCGTGCGCCGCCATGACGCGTTCGAAATCGGCACCATCATGCTGGTGACCGGGGTCGCGCAACTCGCCGCAGCGCCGGTCGCCGCTTTGCTGGAGAGCCGGCTCGGCGCACGGTGGCTGACCGGCGCCGGCTTTGCCCTGTTCGCGCTCGGGCTTGGCCTGAGCGCCAATCAGCCGCGTACGGCCGACTTTGACGAAATGCTCTGGCCGCAAATCCTGCGGGGCATCGCCATCATGTTTTGCCTGCTGCCGCCGACCCGCATCGCGCTCGGCGCGCTGCCGCCATCCGAAGTCGCGGACGCCAGCGGATTGTTCAACCTGATGCGCAATCTCGGCGGCGCCATCGGCATCGCGCTGATCGACACCATCCTGTATGGCCGCAGCGGCATCTATGCCGAGGACTTTCGCGTTCGCCTGCTGGCGGGTGACCTCACTGCGGCCATCGCGATCGGGCTCGATCCGGCGCTAGTCGCCAACCGGCCGCCGGGACCGCCCGACGAGGCCGCCATCGCGTTCGTCCGGCCGCTGGTCGAGAAAGCGTCGCTGGCGCTCTGCGTCAACGAGGCCTGGGCGATGCTCGCCTGCGTGGCGGTTGTCGGCGTGCTGCTGGTGCCATTCGTGCGCGAGCGGGATGCGCAAGACTAG